Below is a genomic region from Triticum dicoccoides isolate Atlit2015 ecotype Zavitan chromosome 5A, WEW_v2.0, whole genome shotgun sequence.
gaaatcgacgatggcccaggtacacattcttcctacatttgtccaggtatatactttcagtgtcatctaaacagtgcgtgcatgcgtggtatcctttgtttgtctgtcctgaaaggttactaagagcgggccaatcgtcgatggtcatgaacagcaacgccttaaggttaaattcctcatgtctgtgctcatcccacgtacctacaccgtttccattccacagctgtaaaagttcttcaactaatggccttaggtacacatcaaattcgttgccgggttgcttagggccttggatgagaactgaaatcataatgaacttccgcttcatgcacatccaaggaggaaggttatacatatatagagtcacgggccaggtgctgtgactgctgctctactccccgaaaggattaatgccatccgcgcttaaagcaaaccatacattccttgggtcctttgcaaactcatcccagtactttctctcgatttttctccacaatgactcgtcagcgggtgctctcaacttcccatctttctttcggttctcactgtgccatcgcatcaacttggcatgctcttcgtttctgaacagacgtttcaaccgtggtattataggagcataccacatcaccttcgcaggaaccctcttcctggggggctcgccgtcaacatcaccagggtcatctcgtctgatcttataccgcaatgcaccgcataccgggcatgcgttcagatccttgtatgcaccgcgataaaggatgcagtcattagggcatgcatgtatcttctccaccttcaatcctagagggcatacgacattctttgctgcgtatgtactgtcaagcaattcgttatcctttggaagcttcttcttcaatatttttagtagcttctcaaatcctttgtcagccacagcattctctgccttccactgcagcaattccagtatggtaccgagctttgtgttgccatcttcgcaattggggtataacccttttttgtgatcctctaacatgcgatcgaacttcagcttctctttttgactttcgcattgcgtccttgcatcgacgatgacccggcgaagatcgtcatcatcgggcacatcgtctggttcctcttgatcttcagcagattcacccgttgcagcatcattgggcacatcgtctagttcctcttgattttcaccagctccccccgttgcagcatcaccgtattcagggggcacatagttgtcatcgtactcttcttcttcgccgtcttccatcataacccctatttctccgtgcctcgtccaaacattatagtgtggcatgaaacccttgtaaagcaggtgggagtgaaggattttccgattagagtaagacctcgtattcccacattcagtgcatggacaacacataaaatcattctgcttgtttgcctcagccgcatcgagaaactcatgcacgcccttaatgtactcgcaggtgtgtctgtcaccgtacatccattgtcggttcatctgcgtgcattatatataattaagtgtccaaattaatagaagttcatcatcacattaaaaccaaagtgcatacatagttctcatctaacaacatatagctctccagagcatctaattaattaaaccatacattgaaactatgtaaaacatttcaatgcgaaaacaaatgcgatcataatcgcaaccaaggtaacaattgatccaacggcataatgataccaagcctaggtatgaatggcatattttctaatctttctaatcttcaagcgcattgcatccatcttgatcttgtgatcatcgacgacatccgcaacatgcaactccaatatcatcttctcctcctcaattttttttattttttccttcaacaaattgttttcttcttcaactaaatttaacctctcgacaataggttcggttggcatttccgattcacatacatcctacataaataaaatctatgtcatgttggtcggcataattttcataaacaataaatgaaccaatagttataaagataatatatataccacatccgaatcatagacaggacgagggccgacgggagcggataccaaaaccatcgcactatataagatgcaataataaaagtaagaaaataatacaagtatctatgtaaacatacaagtaagaatatttttcctttcataaagaagataagaacaagaggctcaccacggtggtgccggcgatgagctcggcgcgggtgatcgacggcggtgaatacggggacggggcgtgacggaccgctaaacctagacaaatattatggaaaatggagtttggaggtcgagcttggagaggagaaagcttaagtagtgtggctcgggcattccatcgaacaccttgtgtgcataggaggtgagctagagcaccaccaagccctctccccctcggccagagaaaaacagagcactggggtgctctgctcgcgagcgaggggtatatataggcacctcattggtcccggttggtgacatgagccgggactaaaggggatcctttggtcccagttcaagccaccaaccgggccaATGGTGGtgagccaggagcgaggcccattggtcccggttcatcccatcaaccgggaccaaaaggtccagatgaaccgggaccaatggcccacgtggcccggccggccccctgggctcacgaaccgggaccaatgcccacattggtcccggttctggactgaaccgggactaatgggctgacccggcctggaccaaagccctgttttctactagtgacaatgATACACGTATATATTTCGAACCGTATTTGAACAAACGaaaaaaattacatgcaaaccGGATAATTTTCATACAAAATGGACAAAAAAATCTTTACATCTTCAACAAATTTCAGATAAACTATAACATACTAGACTATTCTAACCTAGTCTAAATGATCGTTGGCCGCGGCCACGGCCATTTCCCAAGACATATCTTTCCCACGTTCAGCGGTGAGCTCACCGGCCGGCCGGGAGCCCAAAAGAGTGAAGCTTCAGTGGGGAAGGAAGAGTAATGGCCTCTGCGAGGCTCTGGACAAGCTCACCGCCTGTAGGGCCCGAGAAGACGTCAGCAGTGGCCTCTCTGAGACCCAACCGTTGGCGGCCTCCCGTATTCTATTTTTCCTCGCTATCGATGGCAGTGGACGTGGACGTCCAGACTTGTCGTCGAGGCGGCGTGGCTGACACGATGTTGTCGTCGTCCTTGGTCTCCTCTTCCTCCCTTAATTTCCTCCGCCGTCAAGTCGATGTGCACGAACTAGGTGTCTTCCTTCGTCGGCCGCCTCGTGAACGGCTTGCCAGCGTTGCTGCCCTCTAGAGAGCTGGCCGGCAAGTCATCCTGAATCCGGCTAGCTCGGCAGGCCTGCCAGGTGGCCGGCTGGCCGCAATGCCGGACAGCTCCTGTTTTGTTCGGTGAAGAGGTTGTCCCACAGTCAGTGCTTTGGAGCTtgagggggtgtttggttcagaagttctaggactttttctagtcccagggaCTAATAAAGAAGACTCTCTagtagagtctttttctagtcTCTGTAGAAAAAATCTCTCCCGTTTGATTCCtagagactttttagggactttttctagtctatGAGACTAAAAAGTCCGTGAACCAAACACCCCCTGAGGCCATTGACACAGAAGATTGGGAGCGAAGGTGTGAATCTTGCCGGGCTTGGCTATCGTTCAAATGCATGTTTGCACACGCGGCGGTCGATCCTGTGCTTATTCAGTTTTCTGTTTCATGTGCCAACAAGGTGATGACCGACGAAAATGACGATGAACAATTTGCAATTTGCATGGCCACCGTGCACCGATGCACGAGAAGAAAGTTGTCACGCGAATCCCATACTTCGACGTCATCCCTGACGACTCCGGCCTCCGGCTGAGACCCTGGCTGACAGCTACCGGTTCGTCACAAGAACATCCCAGTGCAGCTAGCTGCTTCATGGAGCGATAAGATTGGGACAGCGGACCGGCGGTGCAGATTTGTTGTTTGTGTTTTGTTTGTTTCCAGCGGCGCGTACGTGGGCGATGACGATTGAGCAACAAGTTCATGGGACCATGCATGCATGGGATCGGAGGAGCGAGCCTACCCATGAGCTCTTGACCAGCCTCGATAAGTCCATCGGCAGTGGCTCTCTCAAGGACCAACTAGGAAGATATTCGATCACGTGCGTTTCTCTCCGGCACTCCAGCTAGTAGCTTGCTCTTTCTGGCTTGCCGCTTACTCTACCTCGCAGCAGCTAGAGTCAAATTCAGTGTAGAAACAAAGACAACTTTCGCTTGAGATCTTCGTTTCATCAATGCTaaacaatactccctccatttcataatGCGGTTGTGTTGCATATAGATTTACAAAAGAATCAAACTTTGTAAGCTTTGATCGAGTTCATAGAGAAAACTACTCTCTCTGTCTTCTAATGTAGTATGTTTTTGATACCTtagaaaatgtcttatattataaGACAGAGGGACTATTTATAGAGTAATGTACTCCCTTTGGTCCCTTTTACTTCACGTGTTAGATTTGTGTCAAGTTAAATTTTGTAAAGTTcgattatatgaaaaaatatcgacATCTATAATACCAAATATATATGTTGtaaactactcccttcgttctaaaatagatgactcaactttatattaactttatacaaaattgagtcatctatttcggaacggagggagtacatttcataatgaatctaaaaatattgattttgcattgttgaatattggtacttttttctataaatttggtcaaaataGAGATAATTTGATTTTGAAGAAAATTTATATGCAGACTATAAAGATCATGAAAAGATAATTTGACTTTGTAAGCTTTGATCAAGTTCATAGAGAAAACTACTTTCTTGGTCTTTTAATGTATATTTTTTGATACCTCGGAAAACATCTTAAGACGGATGGAGTATTTATAgagttatgtactccctccgttctttttTTTACTCTGCGTATTAGATTTGTGTCATGTTAAACTTTGCAAAGTTTAAGTATAAAACCACATTTcgtaatgaatctaacaatattgatttgtaTTGTGAATATTGGTATTTTTTCtacaagtttgatcaaagtagagataattTAATTTCGGACAAAACTTATGTACAGACTAAAAAACCTGAGGGAATACTATAAACTATGAACCTACATCTTATGTTGATCATCGGCCATTCTATAAATGCCACATTTCACATGCCATCTAGTATCACTCACTGCAATCACAGTCTATCACTAGCTAGCTCAGCTGCCCTACACCGCACGCGGATTAGGTAGCCATGGCGGCTCATGACTCGGACCACGGCGGCACCGTCCACGTCCTCCTGCTCCCGTACCCGAGCCAGGGCCACATCAACCCGTTCCTCCAGTTCGGCAAGCGCCTCGCCTCCCACGCCGGCGTCCGCTGCACGCTCGCCGTCACGCGCTACCTCCTCGGCCAGGGCCGGGACCCGTGCCCGGGCGCCGTCCACCTCGCCAAGATCTCCGACGGCTTCGACCGCGGCGGCTTCGCCGAGGCCGCCGGCGACGTCGCCGCGTACCTCGCCCGGCTGGACTCCGTCGGCTCCCGCACGGTGGACGAGCTGCTGCGGTCCGAGGCGGAGAAGGGCCGGCCCGTGCGCGCCGTCGTGTATGACGCGTTCCTGCAGCCGTGGGCGCCAAGCGTGGCCCGGCGGCATGGCGCTGCGTGCGCGTCCCTCTTCACGCAGGCGCCCGCGGTGAACGTGGCCTACGCGCACGCCGGGGCAGGGCGGCTGGCCGTTCCGGTTGTTGCTGGCACGGTGCCGCCGGAGCTGCCCGGCCTGCCGGCTGTGCTCGGACCGGACGACGTGCCGTCGTTCATGGCCAAAACCGACGAGTGCCCTGCGTACCTGGACCTGCTGGTGAGACAGTTCGTGGGGCTCGACGCCGCCGACTACGTCCTCGTCAACTCCTTCCACGAGCTGCAGCCACAGGTACGCACACAAGCTCGTCGCTCTCACTCAATGTGTCACTCTGTTCACTCGCTATAGACGGCACTAGGTACTGAAACACTACTATTGTCAAAATTTGGAAGGAATCGGAGTACATGGCGTCGATGTGGGGGGCCAAGACGGTAGGCCCGACGGTGCCTTCGGCGTACCTCGACAACCGCCTGCCGGACGACGCGTCCTACGGCTTCCACCTGCACACGCCGACCACGGCCGCGACCAAGGCGTGGCTGGACGCCCGGCCGGCGCGCTCCGTCGCGTACGTCTCCTTCGGCAGCATCGCCGCGCTGGGGCCGGAGCAgatggcggaggtggcggagggCCTTTTCAACAGCGGCAAGCCATTCCTGTGGGTGGTCAGGGCCTTGGAGACGTCCAAGATCCCCGACGGCTTCGCCGACAAGGCGGGCGGGAAGGGGCTGATCGTGCCGTGGACGGCGCAGCTGGAGGTGCTGGCGCACGGCGCCGTGGGGTGCTTCGTGACGCACTGCGGGTGGAACTCGACGACTGAGGCGCTGAGCGCCGGGGTGCCGATGGTGGCGGTGCCGCACTGGTCGGACCAGCCGACGAACGCCAAGTACATCGAGGACGTGTGGCGCGTCGGCGTGCGCGCGCGGCCGGACGCGGGCGGGGTGGTGAGGCGGGAGGAGGTGGAGCGGTGCGTGAGGGAGGTGATGGGGAGCGAGGAGTACCGGACGAGGGCGGCGTCGTGGAGTGAGAAGACGAAGGCGGCCATGAGCGAAGGCGGGAGCTCGGACAGGAACATCTTGGAGTTTCTCCGTGGACTCGGGTCGAGGAAATCCGAGCGGTCGGGAGCGGCGGAAGATCTGTAGTCTCGTGCTGTTTCTCGTGGAAAATCTGCTGTCCGTCGTTTTGATGTCTCGTGCCATTTTTCTCTGACAAGTACGCGTCAGTATTAGCGAGAGCTTCCTACTGAATTTCTCTGAATAAAACCCAGTCCCCTTGAATGTGAAGCGAAGCGTGGAGAAACTTTCTGGTGTGGCTGGGCGCAGATGGGCCAACGATGCGAGTGGGCTGGCCGCAAATGTGACCACGGTTTAGTCACACTTCCCTGAGAAACAATTTGGACAAGTCCATTTTTTCTCAGTGCAGCTGAATCAAAATCGACTTGCACCAATTTGGTCAGTCAATTCTTTTTAGGAGCACTAGGTCCTTAGCAACCACTTGTTTTTtttactataaacagtagggtaaaactCCACTGCAACctttattaaataaaacagaaaacaaaaaaaatggtcTGATAGGCTTGAGATAAGCCCCAAGAAATACAAAGAATAAAGaacagaaagaaagagaaaaagaaagaaagagaaaactaAGAAAACTAAAAAAGAGCTAAGAATCTAAAAAAGAACAACTAAAGCTACAATTACAACAAGGACTCCAACCAAGCAGTAAACTGTAATTCATATTTCTTCTTCATCCTGTATTTGAGTAATTTGAGCTCCTCCATGAAGATGAATTCCCAGCCTTGACATGTGTGGGTGATATTCTCAAAGATTTTATTGTTTCTGGATATCCACATGTTCCATGATCCTAAGATAATGATCTCCATGAAAAAAAGGTAGTTGAGCTTGTCCTTGAGGTCTTGATATGCTTCTAATACAGAGAGATTAGGGGTTCTGGTAGGACAGATATAATCCCAGCATTGAATAGCAAAAGGGCACCCCCAaaatggatgatgtaatgtttcttCTTGCTGACAATCCCTCACTGCACAGTTATAGACTTCCAATTCAAAGCTTTTTCTTCTTAAGAGATTCCTTGTGTTTACTCTATCATGTAAGAGCATCGAGAAGAACACTTTGTGTTTTGGTTGACAAGAGCTCTTCCAAATCCAACTGAAATGTGGTGGAGTTTGTTTGTGACCAATCAGAACATTATATGCCTTAATGGAAGAATAAAATTCATTTCCCCATATGTAGCTCCATGTATCCATTGAATCCAAGTATTCAGATTGCCTTAAAGAGAAGCAAATGTCTTACATTTCTAAGAACTCCTCGTATGCTTGTGTTGCCATTTACAATGGCAGGTGGAAGAGATCCTGGAGATATTCATTATTGACTACTTGTTGAACACTTGTGTGTGGATTTTTGACAAAGAAATGAAGATGATGGAATTTGTGTTTGAGAACAAATTGGTGCCACATGTCATCCCAGAACAAGGCACTTCTTCCATCTCCCACATTACACCTGGCAATAGCTTTAAAATGATCAATTAGAACTAAGTTTGATTTCCACCAGAAGGAACCCACTTTTTGATCTCTTGGAAGTTGTCCATTGCTGTAATATGTCTCCCAAATGAGGTTGACCCAAGGAATGTCATGTctattgaagaatttgtgaagattttTCATGAGCAGCGTGTTGTTTTGTGTATATATATCCATGACTCCCAAACCACCCTGATTTTTGGGTCTACAAACTGTGTGCCAGGCCACAAGTGTTGGTCTGTGATCCTCCATGTCAGGGCTTCTCCATAGACAATGCCTCAAATATTTAATGATCTGCTTTTTTATAGTAATGGGTATGTCCAAACAACACATGAAGAAGACTGATCAGGATGCCAGCACTGATTTGACTAGTAGCAACTTCCGTGCCTGAGTCATAAAGGTAGAGATACCAGCTAATCTCTTAGCAATTCTGTTAACTAGTGGCAGACACTGTTCCACAGTTGGTTTATAAATCCCCAGAGGAAGGCCTAGGTGAGTAAAAGGGAATTGTCCCCTCGCACATTGTAGAGTGTTGGTGAAAATGCTTACTCTGTCTTCTGCAACCACTTGTGCTTCGTTTGAAATGGAACTGACCCGATACCTGGTAACACATAAGACAGAAACAACACAAAAAAACAAACTTTTCTAGAAAGCATGAATTAGTTTCATTAGTTttacccttaaagaagaaagaaaTTTTTAAAAAATGAAACAAATAATGAAAACAATTGCCCACAGTTTACACTGAAACGGTAATCTTTTACAATATAAAATAATAAGCATATATTAATGGAATTCGAAAATAAAATCTAAGAATAAATGAATAACTGGCATTGGTGTTACCcttaaagaaaaaacaaaataaaaactaaaaaataGAAATAATGAATTATTATAATAAGAATGAATTAGTATCATTGGTAttagtattacccttt
It encodes:
- the LOC119302491 gene encoding UDP-glucosyltransferase UGT13248-like, with amino-acid sequence MAAHDSDHGGTVHVLLLPYPSQGHINPFLQFGKRLASHAGVRCTLAVTRYLLGQGRDPCPGAVHLAKISDGFDRGGFAEAAGDVAAYLARLDSVGSRTVDELLRSEAEKGRPVRAVVYDAFLQPWAPSVARRHGAACASLFTQAPAVNVAYAHAGAGRLAVPVVAGTVPPELPGLPAVLGPDDVPSFMAKTDECPAYLDLLVRQFVGLDAADYVLVNSFHELQPQESEYMASMWGAKTVGPTVPSAYLDNRLPDDASYGFHLHTPTTAATKAWLDARPARSVAYVSFGSIAALGPEQMAEVAEGLFNSGKPFLWVVRALETSKIPDGFADKAGGKGLIVPWTAQLEVLAHGAVGCFVTHCGWNSTTEALSAGVPMVAVPHWSDQPTNAKYIEDVWRVGVRARPDAGGVVRREEVERCVREVMGSEEYRTRAASWSEKTKAAMSEGGSSDRNILEFLRGLGSRKSERSGAAEDL